In one Janibacter cremeus genomic region, the following are encoded:
- a CDS encoding amino acid ABC transporter ATP-binding protein — translation MSANPRPGGTPAIAVRDLHKSFGKNEVLKGIDFHVDQGEVVCVIGPSGSGKSTLLRCVNRLEEPTSGTILVEGVDITDPETNLEQVRTRIGIVFQQFNLFPHLNVLRNLTLAQKRVKGRKTAEAEEVARRNLEKVGMAGRESAYPNQLSGGQQQRIAIARALSMDPDMMLFDEPTSALDPELVGDVLEVMRTLANEGMTMMVVTHEMGFAREVGDRLVFMDDGVVVEQGDPREILSNPQESRTQDFLSKVL, via the coding sequence GTGAGCGCGAACCCACGTCCGGGCGGAACCCCGGCCATCGCCGTGCGGGACCTGCACAAGTCCTTCGGCAAGAACGAGGTCCTCAAGGGCATCGACTTCCACGTCGACCAGGGTGAGGTCGTCTGCGTGATCGGCCCCTCCGGGTCGGGCAAGTCCACGCTGCTGCGCTGCGTCAACCGACTCGAGGAACCCACGAGCGGGACGATCCTCGTCGAGGGCGTCGACATCACCGACCCGGAGACCAACCTCGAGCAGGTCCGCACGCGGATCGGCATCGTCTTCCAGCAGTTCAACCTCTTCCCGCACCTGAACGTCCTGCGCAACCTCACCCTCGCCCAGAAGCGGGTCAAGGGACGCAAGACGGCCGAGGCGGAGGAAGTGGCGCGCCGCAACCTCGAGAAGGTCGGGATGGCCGGCCGGGAGAGCGCCTACCCGAACCAGCTCTCCGGGGGTCAGCAGCAGCGCATCGCCATCGCGCGGGCCCTGTCCATGGACCCGGACATGATGCTCTTCGACGAGCCGACCAGCGCACTGGACCCCGAGCTCGTCGGTGACGTCCTCGAGGTCATGCGCACGCTGGCCAACGAGGGCATGACGATGATGGTCGTCACCCACGAGATGGGCTTCGCCCGTGAGGTCGGTGACCGCCTCGTCTTCATGGACGATGGCGTCGTCGTCGAGCAGGGCGACCCCCGGGAGATCCTGTCCAACCCGCAGGAGTCGCGCACACAGGACTTCCTGTCCAAGGTGCTCTGA
- a CDS encoding amino acid ABC transporter permease translates to MKPSTRRRLFRGTLYALFVVAVVLVLLVADWEAARNSFLDAGSAQASWPVIVTTAAKNTVLYTFIAFLGGLALGLVLALMKLSPVAPYRWVSTAYIELFRGLPALLVIFGFAFAVPVAFNWRPPGGSVGAGLLALIIVSAAYIAETIRAGIQAVPKGQVEAAKSLGMSPTWTMVSVVLPQAFRIITPPLTNELVIIIKDTSLLFMAGMALGDRELTTFARDMVSQTASATPLLMAAAGYLVITLPLTQLVAYMERRQKMGQ, encoded by the coding sequence GTGAAACCCTCCACCCGCAGACGCCTGTTCCGCGGAACCCTCTACGCCCTCTTCGTGGTGGCGGTCGTCCTCGTCCTCCTCGTGGCCGACTGGGAAGCAGCCCGCAACAGCTTCCTCGACGCGGGCTCGGCGCAGGCCTCCTGGCCGGTGATCGTGACCACCGCGGCCAAGAACACCGTCCTCTACACCTTCATCGCCTTCCTCGGCGGACTGGCGCTCGGCCTCGTCCTCGCCCTGATGAAGCTCTCGCCGGTCGCGCCCTACCGCTGGGTGTCGACGGCCTACATCGAGCTCTTCCGCGGGCTGCCGGCCCTGCTGGTGATCTTCGGCTTCGCCTTCGCCGTCCCGGTCGCCTTCAACTGGCGGCCCCCGGGCGGCAGCGTCGGTGCCGGTCTGCTGGCCCTGATCATCGTCTCCGCCGCCTACATCGCCGAAACCATCCGCGCGGGCATCCAGGCCGTCCCGAAGGGGCAGGTCGAGGCCGCGAAGTCGCTGGGCATGAGCCCCACCTGGACGATGGTCTCGGTCGTGCTGCCGCAGGCCTTCCGGATCATCACGCCACCGCTGACCAACGAGCTGGTGATCATCATCAAGGACACCTCGCTGCTCTTCATGGCCGGCATGGCACTCGGGGACCGCGAGCTGACGACCTTCGCCCGCGACATGGTCTCGCAGACCGCCAGTGCGACCCCGCTGCTCATGGCGGCCGCGGGCTACCTGGTCATCACGCTGCCGCTGACCCAGCTGGTGGCGTACATGGAACGACGTCAGAAGATGGGACAGTGA
- a CDS encoding basic amino acid ABC transporter substrate-binding protein: protein MRARLPLALLAASTLALTACGGSSDDSGGGGDDAGLGLIQSGTLTVCSDIPYPPFEFEKDGEYTGFDMDLMTEIASGLDLELEIKDVGFEGLQSGSALAAGTCDIGASAMTITEEREKNLDFSEPYYDSLQSLLVPKDSDIKSIEDLAGKTVGVQQGTTGQKYAQDNVPEDTETKAYPSDAELFPALQSGGVDAVLQDLPVNILHTDEGAFTIVEEYDTDEQYGFAVKEEGSEELLTAVDKELASLRDSGKYQEIYDTYFTEK, encoded by the coding sequence ATGCGAGCACGACTTCCCCTCGCTCTCCTCGCAGCCTCCACGCTGGCCCTGACGGCCTGCGGCGGAAGCAGCGACGACTCCGGCGGTGGCGGCGACGATGCCGGCCTCGGCCTCATCCAGTCCGGGACCCTCACGGTGTGCTCCGACATCCCCTACCCGCCCTTCGAGTTCGAGAAGGACGGCGAGTACACCGGCTTCGACATGGACCTGATGACGGAGATCGCCTCGGGGCTCGACCTCGAGCTGGAGATCAAGGACGTCGGCTTCGAGGGCCTGCAGAGCGGGTCCGCGCTGGCGGCCGGTACCTGCGACATCGGCGCGAGCGCCATGACGATCACCGAGGAGCGGGAGAAGAACCTCGACTTCTCCGAGCCGTACTACGACTCGCTCCAGTCGCTGCTCGTGCCCAAGGACTCGGACATCAAGTCCATCGAGGACCTGGCCGGCAAGACCGTCGGTGTCCAGCAGGGCACCACCGGCCAGAAGTACGCCCAGGACAACGTCCCCGAGGACACCGAGACCAAGGCCTACCCGAGCGACGCCGAGCTCTTCCCGGCACTTCAGTCCGGTGGCGTCGACGCCGTCCTGCAGGACCTCCCGGTGAACATCCTGCACACCGACGAGGGCGCCTTCACCATCGTCGAGGAGTACGACACCGACGAGCAGTACGGCTTCGCCGTCAAGGAGGAGGGCAGCGAGGAGCTGCTCACGGCGGTCGACAAGGAGCTGGCCTCGCTGCGCGACAGCGGCAAGTACCAGGAGATCTACGACACGTACTTCACCGAGAAGTGA
- a CDS encoding spermidine synthase — protein MAGIEFVPDEHGGVTVMRDGHPQSHVDVADPEHLVFEYVQHMAAAIDATFPGPDPIGVTHVGGAGLSLPRWVHATRPGSPQIVLEPDERLTAAVREELPLPRGHRIRVRPQLGRAGVAALKDASAHVVLVDAFDEGRVPPDLQTVEFFAEVARVLRPEGLVAMNCPDEPGWRHVKDVVAGLLAVFGPSGQVALVAMRDVMKGRRYGNTVLLASPRPIDADELRRQVGRWPFPSGVLSGPALTRRTNGGTPITDGDSRPSPVAPDPGVWRAR, from the coding sequence GTGGCTGGGATCGAGTTCGTGCCGGACGAGCACGGCGGGGTGACGGTGATGCGCGACGGGCACCCGCAGAGCCACGTCGACGTCGCCGACCCCGAGCACCTCGTCTTCGAGTACGTGCAGCACATGGCTGCCGCGATCGACGCGACCTTCCCCGGCCCCGACCCGATCGGGGTCACCCACGTCGGTGGGGCCGGCCTGAGCCTCCCGCGGTGGGTGCACGCCACGCGGCCCGGCTCCCCGCAGATCGTGCTCGAGCCGGACGAACGGCTCACCGCCGCCGTGCGCGAGGAGCTGCCGCTGCCGCGCGGGCACCGCATCCGGGTGCGCCCCCAGCTCGGACGCGCGGGGGTGGCCGCCCTCAAGGACGCGTCCGCGCACGTGGTGCTCGTGGACGCCTTCGACGAAGGGAGGGTCCCGCCCGACCTGCAGACGGTCGAGTTCTTCGCCGAGGTCGCCCGCGTCCTGAGGCCGGAGGGCCTGGTGGCGATGAACTGCCCGGACGAGCCGGGATGGCGGCACGTCAAGGACGTCGTCGCCGGTCTGCTGGCGGTCTTCGGTCCCTCGGGTCAGGTGGCGCTCGTCGCGATGCGCGACGTGATGAAGGGGCGGCGCTACGGCAACACCGTCCTGCTCGCCTCGCCCCGGCCGATCGACGCCGACGAGCTGCGCCGGCAGGTGGGCCGGTGGCCCTTCCCCTCCGGTGTGCTCTCCGGGCCGGCGCTGACCCGACGCACCAACGGCGGCACGCCGATCACGGACGGCGACTCCCGCCCTTCGCCGGTCGCTCCCGACCCGGGGGTCTGGCGGGCCCGCTGA